In Rutidosis leptorrhynchoides isolate AG116_Rl617_1_P2 chromosome 2, CSIRO_AGI_Rlap_v1, whole genome shotgun sequence, one genomic interval encodes:
- the LOC139889357 gene encoding uncharacterized protein — protein MRGDHSHLTIMLEAVASYDNWIWHAYFGVAGSNNDINVLNTSDLFNSMLNEEMPDVPYEINGVHYSRGYYLADGIYPTWAAFVKGFSSVVDEKRTYFTKKQASARKDVERTFVILQGRWHILQQPARAYEVNIMRQLMYTCIVIHNIIIEDNGYNLAENDWVVEPVQHIQRTWIDRCDARARRMRELRDREVHEGIRSDLVEHLWDLRDDL, from the coding sequence ATGCGAGGTGATCACAGTCACCTAACTATTATGCTTGAAGCGGTCGCCTCGTATGATAATTGGATTTGGCATGCGTATTTTGGTGTAGCGGGTTCAAACAACGATATTAATGTGCTAAACACTAGTGATTTGTTCAACTCAATGCTTAATGAGGAAATGCCGGACGTTCCTTATGAAATAAACGGGGTTCATTATAGCAGGGGGTATTATTTAGCTGACGGTATTTACCCAACTTGGGCGGCCTTTGTTAAGGGATTTTCAAGTGTCGTTGACGAAAAACGTACTTACTTTACTAAGAAACAAGCGAGTGCTCGCAAAGATGTTGAAAGAACGTTTGTGATCCTTCAAGGCCGTTGGCATATTCTTCAGCAACCCGCACGAGCTTACGAGGTGAATATAATGAGACAACTAATGTACACCTGCATCGTGATACACAACATCATTATCGAAGACAATGGATACAACCTTGCTGAGAATGATTGGGTAGTTGAGCCCGTCCAACATATACAACGTACGTGGATCGATAGGTGCGACGCTCGAGCAAGAAGAATGAGGGAGTTACGTGATAGAGAAGTGCATGAAGGCATACGATCTGATTTGGTTGAACATTTGTGGGATCTTCGTGACGACCTATGA
- the LOC139889358 gene encoding uncharacterized protein codes for MDPLRIHAYKIHAIKKHKRQQFVGTVLLYSFSTLSCMLLCSSPLWYPPFCATFNVVFFLSVPKICSFFFTSKVLFVVGNLIVIFLVGESKFFTSKSKALSAKYGDVCYDGYKCKIPKAQVLSPSNDGSKRDKGINKSQRGEIMIVKKLNCENLEEVSLAAEELNKLADDFIARVNRQRRLEVLFPRS; via the coding sequence ATGGATCCTCTTAGAATACATGCTTACAAGATTCACGCCATCAAGAAACACAAGAGGCAACAATTTGTGGGTACCGTTTTGTTATACTCATTTTCAACGTTATCTTGTATGTTATTATGTTCTAGTCCCTTGTGGTATCCACCATTTTGTGCTACATTCAACGTCGTTTTCTTTTTATCCGTCCCAAAGATATGTTCATTCTTCTTCACTAGCAAGGTTTTATTTGTTGTGGGAAACCTCATTGTCATTTTTCTAGTGGGAGAATCAAAGTTTTTCACCTCTAAATCAAAGGCTTTAAGTGCTAAGTATGGAGATGTTTGTTACGACGGGTACAAATGCAAGATCCCAAAGGCTCAAGTTTTGTCCccatcaaacgatggaagcaaaaGAGATAAGGGGATCAATAAGAGTCAAAGAGGCGAGATAATGATAGTTAAGAAACTGAATTGTGAGAATTTAGAGGAGGTAAGTTTGGCTGCTGAAGAGTTGAACAAATTGGCTGATGATTTTATTGCTAGAGTCAATAGACAAAGAAGACTCGAAGTTTTATTTCCTAGAAGTTGA
- the LOC139892570 gene encoding F-box/FBD/LRR-repeat protein At1g13570-like isoform X2, whose amino-acid sequence MNAQGLVLDESISTLPSDIIENIIWRLPTEEIIRASILSKEWRYSWSKVPKAAFYEDFFDDESINENQLPVIEQEFENPPSEMKNMSKRCKFFDAIRQFLLQHQGPLIDFTLSTRLSGTTIDWVEIDQILLHLSRKNTVKKLRLSSPCDMPLSIFSFHQLTDLCLSNCGIYDAPTFNGFGSLKTLCLEHVNIHKPALMHILSNNPLLKSFTMIIDEDEYGTIDELFQFLNVIEHLTLTVWEIECLCRGVVPRKLATALVHLKSLRLEGMSFLINNWLLIFILMIRSSPNLEKLTLEMKDLPWMNFDNSLYSVTMRDCSDIWLEHLIELEIENSDDTRHLLEFARLILAKSPILKKLRLKVVTLKLVNDLLSSPPASRMVEIVGFHGGKDHVIFRSHKSVSGS is encoded by the exons ATGAATGCTCAAGGGTTGGTGTTAGATGAATCGATCAGCACCCTTCCTTCAGACATAATAGAAAACATCATATGGCGTCTACCAACTGAAGAGATAATACGAGCAAGCATTCTCTCTAAGGAATGGAGGTACAGTTGGAGCAAAGTTCCTAAAGCTGCATTTTATGAGGATTTCTTCGATGATGAATCAATCAATGAAAATCAGCTGCCCGTTATCGAGCAAGAGTTTGAAAATCCTCCAAGTGAAATGAAAAATATGAGTAAGAGATGTAAATTCTTCGATGCTATACGCCAATTCTTGTTACAACATCAGGGACCATTAATTGACTTCACCCTTTCCACGAGATTATCTGGCACAACTATTGATTGGGTGGAAATAGACCAAATATTACTTCATTTGTCGAGAAAGAATACTGTCAAGAAACTTCGTTTGAGTTCCCCATGTGATATGCCATTATCCATCTTCTCGTTTCATCAGTTAACAGACCTATGTCTTTCTAATTGTGGTATTTACGATGCACCAACATTCAACGGATTTGGTAGCCTGAAAACCTTATGCTTGGAGCATGTCAACATTCATAAACCTGCACTAATGCACATCTTATCCAATAATCCACTACTTAAAAGCTTCACAATG ATCATTGATGAAGATGAATATGGAACCATCGATGAGCTATTTCAGTTCTTGAATGTGATTGAACATCTTACTCTTACTGTTTGGGAGATTGAG TGTTTATGTAGAGGGGTGGTCCCACGAAAGCTTGCAACTGCGTTAGTCCACCTCAAAAGCTTACGTTTGGAAGGAATGTCTTTCCTTATAAATAATTGGTTGCTGATTTTTATACTTATGATCAGAAGCTCCCCAAACTTAGAGAAACTAACACTAGAG ATGAAAGATCTGCCATGGATGAACTTTGACAATAGCTTATATTCTGTTACAATGCGAGATTGTTCGGATATCTGGTTAGAACATTTGATTGAATTGGAGATTGAAAATAGTGACGATACAAGGCATTTGTTGGAGTTTGCGAGGCTTATTTTGGCCAAGTCACCTATTCTTAAGAAGCTTAGATTAAAAGTTGTAACTTTGAAGTTAGTAAACGATCTTTTATCCTCCCCGCCTGCATCCCGAATGGTTGAAATCGTTGGTTTTCATGGTGGTAAAGATCATGTCATTTTTAGATCACATAAATCGGTGAGTGGAAGCTAA
- the LOC139892570 gene encoding F-box/FBD/LRR-repeat protein At1g13570-like isoform X1, with protein MNAQGLVLDESISTLPSDIIENIIWRLPTEEIIRASILSKEWRYSWSKVPKAAFYEDFFDDESINENQLPVIEQEFENPPSEMKNMSKRCKFFDAIRQFLLQHQGPLIDFTLSTRLSGTTIDWVEIDQILLHLSRKNTVKKLRLSSPCDMPLSIFSFHQLTDLCLSNCGIYDAPTFNGFGSLKTLCLEHVNIHKPALMHILSNNPLLKSFTMLTGDYCSIQIIDEDEYGTIDELFQFLNVIEHLTLTVWEIECLCRGVVPRKLATALVHLKSLRLEGMSFLINNWLLIFILMIRSSPNLEKLTLEMKDLPWMNFDNSLYSVTMRDCSDIWLEHLIELEIENSDDTRHLLEFARLILAKSPILKKLRLKVVTLKLVNDLLSSPPASRMVEIVGFHGGKDHVIFRSHKSVSGS; from the exons ATGAATGCTCAAGGGTTGGTGTTAGATGAATCGATCAGCACCCTTCCTTCAGACATAATAGAAAACATCATATGGCGTCTACCAACTGAAGAGATAATACGAGCAAGCATTCTCTCTAAGGAATGGAGGTACAGTTGGAGCAAAGTTCCTAAAGCTGCATTTTATGAGGATTTCTTCGATGATGAATCAATCAATGAAAATCAGCTGCCCGTTATCGAGCAAGAGTTTGAAAATCCTCCAAGTGAAATGAAAAATATGAGTAAGAGATGTAAATTCTTCGATGCTATACGCCAATTCTTGTTACAACATCAGGGACCATTAATTGACTTCACCCTTTCCACGAGATTATCTGGCACAACTATTGATTGGGTGGAAATAGACCAAATATTACTTCATTTGTCGAGAAAGAATACTGTCAAGAAACTTCGTTTGAGTTCCCCATGTGATATGCCATTATCCATCTTCTCGTTTCATCAGTTAACAGACCTATGTCTTTCTAATTGTGGTATTTACGATGCACCAACATTCAACGGATTTGGTAGCCTGAAAACCTTATGCTTGGAGCATGTCAACATTCATAAACCTGCACTAATGCACATCTTATCCAATAATCCACTACTTAAAAGCTTCACAATG CTTACAGGAGATTATTGTAGTATTCAGATCATTGATGAAGATGAATATGGAACCATCGATGAGCTATTTCAGTTCTTGAATGTGATTGAACATCTTACTCTTACTGTTTGGGAGATTGAG TGTTTATGTAGAGGGGTGGTCCCACGAAAGCTTGCAACTGCGTTAGTCCACCTCAAAAGCTTACGTTTGGAAGGAATGTCTTTCCTTATAAATAATTGGTTGCTGATTTTTATACTTATGATCAGAAGCTCCCCAAACTTAGAGAAACTAACACTAGAG ATGAAAGATCTGCCATGGATGAACTTTGACAATAGCTTATATTCTGTTACAATGCGAGATTGTTCGGATATCTGGTTAGAACATTTGATTGAATTGGAGATTGAAAATAGTGACGATACAAGGCATTTGTTGGAGTTTGCGAGGCTTATTTTGGCCAAGTCACCTATTCTTAAGAAGCTTAGATTAAAAGTTGTAACTTTGAAGTTAGTAAACGATCTTTTATCCTCCCCGCCTGCATCCCGAATGGTTGAAATCGTTGGTTTTCATGGTGGTAAAGATCATGTCATTTTTAGATCACATAAATCGGTGAGTGGAAGCTAA